Proteins encoded within one genomic window of Geotalea daltonii FRC-32:
- a CDS encoding CaiB/BaiF CoA transferase family protein: MCETSSLSELRILDFTGELGPYAAKLYAGLGADVIHIEPVTGDPLRSTGPFYENRPGKENSLQFIYYNAGKRGMVLDISNETGRKIFVEMCKGVDILFESFAPGYLDALGLSYDELSAVNPKLVQTSITPFGYFGPYSAYPGSDLTCAALGGFLYLAGVDNDKPVRACDNQAYRMAEVYAAVGSSIAALFAKRTGIGQFVDVSCMEAVGMALETAAQCWDLEGTLRRGRGREAGSATIHPCKDGFVAIVAIMGRNKVMWEPFVEWMKDEDVDGWELFNSDNWINAAYRESKEGYELFCRIFEGFTMKHTKQYLYDAGQAHRVAVSPVSNGKDLLENPQLNYHDFWKRLYHEPVGGEVVCPGPPYEFGNLKWRLGDFAPTFGQHTAEVLGECGYSRTEIEAFHREGVVHVAKP; this comes from the coding sequence GTGTGTGAAACAAGCTCATTATCCGAATTAAGAATCCTGGATTTCACCGGCGAGCTAGGTCCCTATGCTGCAAAACTGTATGCAGGTCTGGGCGCTGATGTCATTCACATAGAACCTGTAACTGGAGATCCTTTGCGGTCCACGGGACCGTTCTACGAAAACCGGCCAGGAAAAGAAAACAGCCTCCAGTTCATCTATTACAATGCTGGCAAGAGAGGAATGGTGTTGGACATCAGCAACGAGACGGGTAGAAAAATATTTGTGGAAATGTGCAAAGGGGTCGACATTCTGTTCGAGAGCTTTGCCCCCGGATATCTTGATGCCCTGGGCCTGTCCTATGATGAGCTGAGTGCGGTAAATCCCAAATTGGTACAAACCTCCATTACACCGTTTGGTTACTTCGGACCGTACAGCGCGTATCCGGGGTCCGATCTGACCTGCGCGGCACTTGGAGGATTTTTGTATCTTGCAGGTGTCGATAACGACAAGCCGGTCCGGGCCTGTGACAATCAGGCCTATAGGATGGCTGAGGTCTATGCTGCTGTCGGTAGTTCAATTGCTGCACTGTTTGCCAAACGTACCGGCATAGGCCAGTTCGTCGATGTCTCCTGCATGGAGGCGGTGGGCATGGCTTTGGAGACCGCCGCTCAATGCTGGGATCTGGAAGGTACCCTGCGAAGGGGGAGAGGACGGGAGGCAGGATCGGCTACCATTCATCCCTGCAAGGATGGCTTTGTGGCCATCGTTGCCATCATGGGCAGGAACAAGGTCATGTGGGAGCCGTTCGTTGAATGGATGAAGGATGAAGATGTGGACGGATGGGAGCTCTTTAACAGCGATAACTGGATCAATGCTGCCTACCGTGAATCCAAGGAAGGATACGAACTGTTCTGCCGCATTTTTGAAGGCTTCACCATGAAGCACACCAAGCAGTATCTCTATGACGCCGGCCAGGCCCATCGAGTCGCCGTCAGCCCGGTCAGTAACGGCAAGGACCTTTTGGAAAATCCCCAGCTGAACTATCACGACTTCTGGAAGCGGCTGTATCACGAGCCGGTCGGTGGCGAGGTGGTCTGTCCCGGTCCCCCCTACGAGTTTGGGAATCTTAAGTGGCGCTTGGGGGATTTTGCTCCCACCTTTGGCCAGCACACCGCCGAGGTGCTTGGCGAATGCGGCTATAGCCGCACTGAAATCGAAGCGTTTCACAGGGAGGGGGTCGTCCATGTTGCCAAACCTTAG
- a CDS encoding CaiB/BaiF CoA transferase family protein, with amino-acid sequence MLPNLRKALEGIVVCDFSWVGAGPIATNVLGQCGAEVIKIESRNRPDLLRTGGPFKDGINEGLERSGYFANRNPNKKGIALDMSQPKARAVAVRLIKKSDIVINNFRVGQMEKWGLGWEDVQKINPRIIYVTMSLQGETGPQKSYMGFGVNLNALCGLTARACFPGERPFGTGTNYTDHVMAPSHTLFGIMAALLEREQTGKGQTVAVSQLKSAISMAPTSAMAYAANGDTLGPAGFGDPHAAPHGLYTTLGYRKWIAIAVFSEDEWRALKKVMGNPAWAEDEKFSSLQGRKEHEAELNDQIEGWTRGLHADRIMSELLRNGVRAGVVNDARGAIEDEHLRKREFWSYLDHPVMGRTLYNRAPIRLSKTPLRMETAAPLLGQHTKEVLKGMLDYTDEEIAMLTEEKVLV; translated from the coding sequence ATGTTGCCAAACCTTAGAAAGGCCCTCGAAGGGATTGTGGTCTGCGACTTTTCCTGGGTAGGGGCCGGTCCGATCGCCACGAACGTCCTCGGCCAGTGCGGGGCCGAGGTGATCAAGATAGAAAGCAGGAACCGGCCGGACCTCCTGAGAACAGGTGGCCCCTTCAAGGATGGGATCAACGAGGGGCTGGAGCGGAGCGGCTACTTCGCCAACCGCAATCCCAACAAGAAGGGGATCGCGCTGGATATGAGCCAGCCAAAGGCCAGGGCCGTGGCGGTTCGCCTGATCAAAAAGAGCGACATCGTCATCAACAACTTCCGCGTGGGGCAGATGGAGAAGTGGGGTCTTGGCTGGGAGGACGTGCAGAAGATCAACCCGCGGATCATCTACGTTACCATGAGCCTGCAGGGGGAAACCGGGCCGCAGAAGAGCTACATGGGGTTCGGGGTCAATCTGAATGCCTTGTGCGGACTCACCGCCCGGGCCTGTTTTCCCGGCGAGCGCCCTTTCGGGACCGGCACGAACTACACCGACCACGTCATGGCCCCCAGCCACACGCTCTTTGGCATTATGGCCGCCCTGCTTGAACGGGAACAAACCGGCAAGGGGCAGACAGTGGCTGTCTCCCAGCTGAAATCCGCCATCAGCATGGCACCTACGAGCGCAATGGCCTATGCGGCCAATGGGGACACGCTGGGTCCGGCGGGATTCGGCGATCCCCATGCAGCGCCCCACGGACTGTACACAACTCTCGGTTATCGGAAATGGATCGCCATTGCAGTGTTCAGCGAGGACGAATGGCGGGCGCTGAAGAAGGTGATGGGAAACCCCGCCTGGGCTGAGGACGAGAAGTTCAGCTCGCTGCAAGGGCGCAAGGAGCACGAGGCGGAACTGAACGACCAGATCGAAGGGTGGACAAGAGGGCTGCACGCGGACCGGATCATGAGCGAGCTGCTGCGAAACGGCGTCAGGGCAGGCGTGGTCAACGATGCACGGGGCGCCATCGAAGATGAGCACCTGCGGAAGCGGGAGTTCTGGTCGTACCTGGACCATCCGGTGATGGGGCGCACCCTGTACAATCGGGCACCGATCCGCCTTTCCAAGACTCCGCTCCGGATGGAAACCGCTGCCCCCCTCTTGGGCCAGCATACCAAGGAAGTGCTGAAAGGGATGCTCGACTACACGGATGAAGAGATCGCCATGCTCACCGAGGAAAAGGTGCTCGTGTAG
- a CDS encoding acyl-CoA dehydrogenase family protein, which produces MDFSIPEEYMMLKESMREFVKRELMPLEKTLLERELSLWTQPGHLIPEEDHKRLLQKTKDLGFWGLEVDEEFGGQGLGMLAKTLVVEELSKSLVGFSNHGFTLPPDAPNLYYLHECCGPRQREKYFVPYCNGEVDSAMACTEPGAGSDVSGLKTKAVKKGNKWVINGTKTFISKCDYDNVFFIVIAVTDPSAASKDRFTAFLIDREHPGVRIGKEIPVIGPMPTWDLILEDVEVDDDAILGDVGKAFIPLQNRFGVRRIELASSCTGMAERLIQMMIDQANTRVTFGQPLADRGTIQNWIADSTMELEQVRWMLYYAAWKSDQGHKDLRIEGASVKVAATEMLTRVADRAIQIHGGVGVSHELGIEYVARHVRIWRILEGPSEIHRWLIARQLLKEKKPYNPFIVASDEM; this is translated from the coding sequence ATGGATTTCAGCATACCCGAAGAATACATGATGCTTAAAGAATCGATGCGGGAGTTCGTCAAGCGGGAACTGATGCCGCTGGAAAAGACGCTTCTGGAGCGGGAGCTCTCCCTCTGGACCCAGCCCGGCCACCTGATCCCCGAAGAGGATCACAAACGGCTTTTGCAGAAGACGAAGGACCTGGGCTTCTGGGGTCTTGAGGTGGATGAGGAATTTGGCGGCCAGGGGCTGGGGATGCTGGCCAAGACCCTGGTGGTTGAGGAGCTCTCCAAGAGCCTGGTGGGCTTCTCCAACCATGGCTTTACTCTGCCGCCGGACGCCCCCAACCTGTACTACCTGCACGAGTGCTGCGGACCCCGGCAGCGGGAAAAGTACTTCGTACCGTACTGCAACGGCGAAGTCGATTCAGCCATGGCGTGTACCGAACCGGGAGCCGGATCGGACGTGAGCGGTCTCAAGACCAAGGCGGTGAAGAAGGGTAACAAGTGGGTCATCAACGGCACCAAGACATTCATCAGCAAATGCGACTATGACAACGTCTTCTTCATAGTCATTGCGGTCACCGATCCCAGTGCAGCGAGCAAAGACAGGTTTACGGCCTTTCTCATCGACCGGGAGCATCCGGGGGTACGGATAGGCAAGGAGATTCCGGTCATCGGGCCGATGCCGACCTGGGACCTGATCCTGGAGGATGTGGAGGTGGATGATGACGCCATCCTCGGCGATGTGGGCAAGGCGTTCATCCCGCTGCAGAACCGGTTCGGCGTGCGCCGGATCGAGCTGGCCTCCAGTTGCACCGGCATGGCGGAGCGGCTGATCCAGATGATGATCGACCAGGCCAACACGCGCGTCACCTTTGGTCAGCCGCTGGCCGACCGGGGCACCATCCAGAACTGGATCGCCGACTCTACCATGGAACTGGAACAGGTTCGCTGGATGCTCTACTACGCAGCCTGGAAATCGGATCAGGGGCACAAGGACCTGCGGATCGAAGGGGCGAGCGTCAAGGTGGCGGCCACCGAGATGCTGACCCGTGTGGCTGACCGGGCGATCCAGATCCATGGCGGAGTTGGGGTTTCCCACGAACTGGGCATCGAATATGTAGCCCGGCATGTGCGGATCTGGCGCATCCTGGAAGGCCCTTCCGAGATCCATCGGTGGCTGATCGCCCGTCAGCTGTTGAAGGAGAAGAAGCCGTACAACCCGTTCATCGTTGCCAGTGACGAAATGTAG
- a CDS encoding enoyl-CoA hydratase/isomerase family protein gives MGVDFRTENNVGYITLNRPDAMNALDPEGLVRLAEIWGEVKTNPDIRVAVLTGAGEKAFCTGTDMKKSKVPDECMAALYYREGQPIIPHMKMWKPIIACINGYAIGGGLEMALACDLRICSTTAKFGLTETKVASLAGLNGTQCLPRAIPQAVAMKMLLTGEMIDAAEAHRVGLVSDVAEPDQLLDLARKYAEKIAGNAPLSVMAAKQAAVMGMDMPLSHAIDFSYLLWGILRDTEDRKEGFTAFAEKRAPQYRGR, from the coding sequence ATGGGAGTCGATTTTCGTACAGAGAACAATGTTGGCTACATCACCCTGAACAGGCCTGACGCCATGAATGCCCTGGACCCCGAAGGGTTGGTGCGGCTGGCGGAGATCTGGGGCGAGGTGAAGACCAATCCGGACATCAGGGTCGCGGTGCTGACCGGTGCCGGGGAGAAGGCGTTCTGCACCGGCACGGACATGAAAAAGTCAAAGGTGCCGGACGAGTGCATGGCCGCCCTCTACTACAGGGAAGGACAGCCGATTATCCCGCACATGAAGATGTGGAAGCCGATCATCGCCTGCATCAACGGGTACGCCATTGGTGGCGGCCTTGAGATGGCCCTGGCGTGCGACCTGAGAATCTGCAGCACTACGGCCAAGTTCGGCCTGACCGAAACCAAGGTAGCAAGCCTTGCCGGCCTGAACGGGACCCAGTGCCTGCCGAGGGCCATTCCCCAAGCGGTTGCCATGAAGATGCTTTTGACCGGAGAAATGATCGACGCCGCCGAGGCGCACCGGGTCGGCCTGGTCAGCGATGTTGCCGAACCGGACCAGCTGTTGGATCTGGCCAGGAAGTATGCGGAGAAGATCGCCGGCAATGCGCCTTTGAGCGTCATGGCCGCCAAGCAGGCGGCAGTGATGGGGATGGATATGCCGCTCTCCCATGCCATCGACTTCTCGTACCTGTTGTGGGGGATCCTGCGGGACACGGAAGACCGGAAAGAGGGTTTCACCGCCTTTGCCGAGAAGCGGGCGCCCCAGTATCGGGGGCGGTAG
- a CDS encoding electron transfer flavoprotein subunit beta/FixA family protein, protein MHIVVLAKVVPDYEVPSADFELVENRAHPRYTRMIGLYDENAVELGVQLKEKLGADLTIVSYGLSDDVQFLRKALAMGADKVVLVEGSSDDPYVIAANLKEAIDRQGNVDLVLAGRQSSDMDRGVVPGVLAGMLDLPFVPQACSVESTDGGWKIAQITENGKRLLKLSGKGVLSITSVPENVPRIPAVKAIFAAKKKPVEKLAEIGARKMSIAELSVTIPKVESNCEQIPAEDMDEAVRQLLRRLKEERYL, encoded by the coding sequence ATGCACATAGTCGTCTTGGCAAAAGTAGTCCCCGATTACGAAGTCCCGTCGGCGGACTTCGAACTGGTGGAGAACAGGGCCCATCCCCGGTACACGCGGATGATCGGCCTGTACGATGAAAACGCCGTCGAATTGGGGGTACAGCTGAAGGAGAAACTCGGGGCTGACCTGACCATCGTCTCCTATGGACTCAGTGATGACGTGCAGTTCCTCAGGAAGGCGCTGGCCATGGGTGCGGACAAGGTGGTCCTGGTGGAGGGGAGTTCGGACGACCCGTACGTGATCGCCGCCAACCTGAAGGAGGCCATCGACCGGCAGGGGAACGTGGACCTGGTCCTGGCGGGCCGCCAGTCCTCGGACATGGACCGGGGAGTGGTTCCGGGGGTGTTGGCCGGTATGCTCGACCTCCCCTTTGTCCCCCAGGCCTGCAGCGTTGAAAGCACGGATGGGGGGTGGAAAATCGCCCAGATAACCGAAAACGGCAAGCGGCTCTTGAAGCTCTCCGGCAAGGGGGTGCTCTCCATCACCAGCGTTCCGGAGAACGTTCCCCGGATCCCGGCGGTGAAGGCGATCTTCGCGGCCAAGAAGAAGCCGGTGGAAAAGCTGGCCGAGATCGGGGCGAGGAAGATGAGCATCGCCGAACTGTCGGTGACCATCCCCAAGGTGGAGTCCAACTGTGAACAGATACCGGCCGAGGACATGGACGAGGCTGTCCGTCAGCTTCTGAGAAGGCTCAAGGAGGAGCGATACCTATGA
- a CDS encoding electron transfer flavoprotein subunit alpha/FixB family protein — protein sequence MKTLIIETANAKLLGELVTAARIFSPTPDVVVLGAGEFPGSYGKGYRVPDTLGANLGTGLADLIKSEGYELILLSATAIGSGLAGPLAVSLGAPILSEVTAITPDLTVERSLYGSKAVARYKVESGPLVLTIKRKYFEAAVLEGTTPTADLPAGPQRIVLLEEIDEERQGVPLEDAEVIVTGGRGIGSGDNFAILNDMAGLLNGAVGASRGAVDEGWMPPGAQIGQTGKIVAPNVYFAVGVSGASQHLAGISNAKCVVAINKDNEANIFKRARFGIVGDYKKAVPALINALKESA from the coding sequence ATGAAAACGCTGATCATCGAAACCGCCAATGCCAAGCTCCTCGGGGAGCTGGTAACCGCAGCAAGGATTTTCAGCCCGACCCCGGATGTGGTCGTGCTGGGAGCAGGCGAGTTTCCGGGGAGCTACGGCAAGGGGTATCGGGTTCCCGACACCCTGGGGGCAAACCTGGGAACGGGGCTTGCCGACCTCATCAAGAGCGAGGGATACGAACTGATCCTCCTCAGCGCGACGGCCATCGGGAGCGGCCTGGCCGGACCCCTGGCGGTCAGCCTGGGTGCGCCGATCCTTTCCGAGGTCACCGCCATTACCCCGGATCTCACCGTCGAGCGGTCACTGTACGGCTCAAAGGCGGTTGCCCGCTACAAGGTGGAGTCAGGGCCGCTGGTCCTGACCATCAAGCGCAAATATTTCGAGGCGGCAGTCCTGGAAGGTACGACGCCGACCGCCGATCTGCCGGCCGGGCCGCAGAGGATCGTTCTTCTGGAAGAGATCGACGAGGAGCGGCAAGGCGTTCCCCTGGAGGATGCCGAGGTGATCGTCACCGGCGGCAGGGGAATCGGCAGCGGCGACAACTTCGCCATCCTGAACGACATGGCCGGACTCTTGAACGGGGCGGTCGGGGCGTCGAGAGGTGCGGTGGACGAGGGGTGGATGCCCCCCGGCGCCCAGATCGGCCAGACCGGCAAGATCGTGGCGCCCAACGTCTATTTCGCCGTCGGTGTCTCAGGCGCCAGCCAGCACCTGGCAGGGATCTCCAACGCCAAGTGCGTGGTTGCCATCAACAAGGATAACGAGGCGAATATCTTCAAACGGGCCAGGTTCGGCATCGTCGGCGACTACAAAAAGGCGGTGCCGGCCCTGATCAACGCCCTCAAGGAGAGTGCCTGA
- a CDS encoding (Fe-S)-binding protein: MERVPYWNINFGLLIDILSLPALAVFGYGIYRHWLRIRQGKANVKLGLTLEALKVGPLYLRSFLTRGIVGTRIYKKLFTGVAHGLLFWGMVVLTVGTVLVFANVLFGIPVFRGEFNRLFMGAFLDAAGLAALAGVLFLLVRRLLPPERLTCFKANTGFILMEVGIIAIIVTGFFIEGARIAQNGADPGSFVGNWLAAQLAGSGALSAVHRYLWWTHGLIALALIAYIPYSPLVHLVLAPANAGLDVPVPGPKMGVMDFEAFEGEGEETPSLGVSKLADFSRKNLLDISTCLKCGRCHEVCPAAQTGKKLSPKGVMVTLAEYLHEGRMEDESLLETITTDAIFNCTTCAACMEACPVAVNQPNAILRMRQHLLMERSEMPEIMGQANRSLEARHHPFIGTGFGPNDWRKGLDVPIFEKGKTEYLLWIGCSVAYEERAQHIGRAMVAILKNAGVSFGILEENRCTGDPAKQMGNEFLFTEIAGQNIEEFNELGVTRVITMCPHCFNSFTRHYPLLGAKFDVIPHAVVIRDLIEAGKITLANSGQAICYHDPCYLGRHNRLLSEPRQVVASVGQLVEMPRNGCESFCCGAGGGNYWTEEEGTRINQTRAKEALDTGAKTIATACPFCMLMLTDGLKKFTEEQLVKDIAELVCSQMEQKTESVSP; this comes from the coding sequence ATGGAACGGGTCCCCTACTGGAATATCAACTTCGGCCTCCTGATCGATATCCTCTCCCTGCCGGCCCTGGCCGTCTTCGGGTACGGCATCTATCGCCACTGGCTGCGAATCCGGCAGGGCAAGGCGAACGTCAAGCTGGGGCTGACCCTGGAGGCGTTGAAGGTGGGACCGCTCTACCTGCGCTCCTTCCTCACCAGGGGCATCGTCGGGACCCGCATCTACAAAAAGCTGTTCACCGGCGTGGCCCACGGCCTCCTGTTCTGGGGGATGGTCGTGTTGACCGTGGGGACCGTGCTGGTGTTTGCCAATGTGCTGTTCGGCATCCCCGTGTTCAGGGGGGAGTTCAATCGTCTGTTCATGGGCGCTTTCCTTGACGCAGCCGGGCTGGCAGCCCTGGCCGGGGTGCTGTTCCTCCTGGTACGGAGGCTCTTGCCCCCTGAGCGGCTCACCTGTTTCAAGGCCAACACCGGCTTCATCCTCATGGAGGTGGGGATCATCGCCATCATCGTCACCGGCTTCTTCATCGAAGGGGCGCGGATCGCCCAGAACGGCGCCGATCCCGGCTCGTTCGTGGGCAACTGGCTGGCAGCCCAGCTGGCAGGCTCTGGAGCGCTTTCGGCAGTTCACCGTTACCTCTGGTGGACCCATGGCCTCATCGCCCTGGCCCTGATCGCCTACATCCCCTACTCCCCCCTGGTCCACCTGGTGCTTGCCCCGGCCAATGCCGGACTCGACGTCCCGGTTCCCGGCCCCAAGATGGGGGTCATGGACTTCGAGGCCTTCGAAGGGGAAGGGGAGGAGACGCCGAGCCTGGGGGTGAGCAAACTGGCCGATTTCAGCCGCAAGAACCTGCTGGACATCTCCACCTGCCTGAAATGCGGCCGGTGTCACGAGGTCTGCCCGGCGGCCCAGACCGGCAAAAAGCTCTCTCCCAAGGGGGTCATGGTCACCCTTGCCGAGTACCTGCACGAGGGGCGGATGGAGGACGAGTCGCTCCTGGAGACCATCACCACCGACGCCATCTTCAACTGTACCACCTGCGCCGCCTGCATGGAGGCCTGCCCGGTGGCGGTGAACCAGCCCAACGCCATTCTGAGGATGCGCCAGCACCTGCTCATGGAGCGCTCCGAGATGCCCGAGATCATGGGGCAGGCCAACAGGAGCCTGGAGGCGCGCCACCACCCCTTCATCGGCACCGGCTTCGGCCCCAACGACTGGCGCAAAGGGCTGGATGTCCCGATCTTTGAAAAGGGAAAGACGGAGTATCTCCTCTGGATCGGTTGCTCGGTTGCTTACGAGGAGCGGGCCCAGCATATTGGCCGGGCCATGGTCGCCATCCTCAAGAATGCCGGCGTTTCCTTCGGCATCCTGGAAGAGAACCGCTGCACCGGAGATCCGGCAAAGCAGATGGGAAACGAGTTCCTCTTCACCGAAATTGCCGGCCAGAACATCGAGGAGTTCAACGAGCTGGGGGTGACCAGGGTGATCACCATGTGCCCCCACTGCTTCAACAGCTTCACCCGCCATTACCCGCTTCTGGGGGCGAAGTTCGACGTCATCCCCCATGCGGTCGTCATACGCGACCTGATAGAGGCAGGGAAGATCACCCTCGCCAACAGCGGACAGGCCATCTGCTATCACGACCCCTGCTATCTGGGTAGGCACAACCGGCTTTTGTCGGAACCGCGCCAGGTCGTTGCATCGGTGGGGCAACTGGTGGAGATGCCGAGGAACGGGTGCGAAAGCTTCTGCTGCGGCGCCGGTGGGGGGAATTACTGGACCGAGGAGGAGGGGACCCGGATCAATCAGACCAGGGCAAAGGAGGCGCTGGATACGGGTGCCAAGACCATCGCCACAGCCTGCCCCTTCTGTATGCTGATGCTGACCGACGGCCTGAAGAAGTTCACGGAAGAACAGCTGGTGAAGGATATTGCGGAGCTGGTCTGCAGTCAGATGGAACAGAAAACGGAGAGCGTTTCACCATAA
- a CDS encoding Zn-ribbon domain-containing OB-fold protein — MAQEEAQKKKTKEKEPDITFFHPGILEVPKDGSLPYLKGYRCKKCGQLDFMTEMCTSCWSQEFEIIPLSRRGKVYSFSDIYIGQQGLSTPYIFAYVDLPENIRVFAQLEGEVNTYRCDEEVELTLGHIRMNNDNLPIVSYKFKKIG; from the coding sequence ATGGCTCAGGAAGAAGCCCAGAAAAAGAAAACCAAAGAAAAGGAACCCGATATCACCTTTTTTCACCCTGGCATATTGGAAGTGCCGAAGGATGGGAGCCTGCCCTACCTGAAGGGGTATCGTTGCAAGAAGTGCGGCCAGCTGGATTTCATGACCGAAATGTGCACCAGCTGCTGGAGCCAGGAGTTCGAGATAATCCCTCTCTCCCGCAGGGGAAAGGTCTACAGCTTTTCGGACATCTATATTGGTCAGCAGGGGCTGTCAACCCCATATATCTTCGCCTATGTGGATCTGCCTGAAAATATTCGGGTATTCGCCCAGTTGGAGGGAGAGGTCAACACCTATCGTTGCGACGAAGAGGTGGAACTGACCCTGGGGCACATCAGGATGAACAACGATAATCTGCCGATCGTGAGCTACAAGTTCAAGAAAATTGGCTGA
- a CDS encoding thiolase family protein produces MKLQREVYIAGVGETKFGKHTVDFDVLGREAALQAMRGSNIDRPDMVQSAYVGNGMNDMVTGQTVFRGLGMCGPNLPIINVQSACSAGAMAVFCAIKDVATGVTDLSIGVGCENHTMHRQSGAAFSAARSDIETMHGAVMTGKYAMRATRYMHETGATIEDLAMITVKNRKHATHNPHAWFKGPITIEEVVNSRMVAYPMTLQQCCGIADGAAAVVVGSKEMMKKLGIAKPVRVAGVVVESGPYHNRPRDITGDDITETTSEKLYEESGIGPDEVNILELHDAFTISELLYYECMGLCKKGEGLKFLRDGQSTYGGKCVVSPRGGMLSYGHPIGASGAAQVAQNVKQLRGECGGHQVGPTPKVAMSHVTGGGLSGTEHAACTMHMLVKGW; encoded by the coding sequence ATGAAATTACAGCGTGAAGTATATATCGCAGGGGTGGGAGAAACGAAATTCGGCAAGCACACTGTCGATTTCGATGTCCTGGGGAGGGAAGCCGCCCTCCAGGCCATGAGGGGGTCCAACATCGATCGGCCCGACATGGTCCAGAGCGCCTATGTGGGAAATGGCATGAACGACATGGTGACCGGGCAGACCGTCTTCAGGGGACTGGGGATGTGCGGTCCCAATCTGCCAATCATCAACGTGCAGAGCGCCTGCTCCGCCGGGGCCATGGCCGTTTTCTGCGCCATCAAGGATGTGGCCACAGGGGTTACCGACCTCTCCATCGGCGTTGGTTGCGAAAACCACACCATGCACAGGCAGAGCGGGGCAGCCTTCAGTGCGGCCCGGTCGGACATCGAGACCATGCACGGGGCGGTCATGACCGGCAAATACGCCATGCGGGCGACCCGGTACATGCATGAGACCGGCGCCACCATCGAGGATCTGGCAATGATCACGGTGAAGAACCGCAAGCATGCCACCCACAACCCCCATGCCTGGTTCAAGGGGCCGATCACCATTGAAGAGGTGGTCAATTCCCGCATGGTTGCCTATCCCATGACCCTGCAGCAATGTTGCGGTATTGCCGACGGCGCTGCCGCGGTGGTGGTCGGTTCCAAGGAGATGATGAAAAAACTGGGCATCGCCAAGCCGGTGCGGGTTGCCGGGGTGGTGGTGGAGTCGGGGCCGTACCATAACCGGCCGCGGGACATTACCGGCGATGACATCACCGAGACCACTTCCGAGAAACTCTATGAAGAGTCCGGAATCGGTCCTGATGAGGTGAATATCCTGGAGTTGCACGATGCCTTCACCATCTCGGAACTGCTCTACTACGAGTGCATGGGGCTCTGCAAGAAGGGGGAAGGACTCAAGTTCCTGAGGGACGGCCAGTCCACCTACGGCGGCAAGTGCGTAGTCAGCCCCCGCGGCGGAATGCTCTCCTACGGGCATCCCATCGGCGCCTCCGGTGCCGCTCAGGTTGCCCAGAACGTGAAACAGCTGCGCGGGGAGTGCGGGGGACACCAGGTCGGTCCGACCCCCAAGGTCGCCATGTCCCACGTCACCGGCGGAGGGCTTTCCGGCACCGAGCATGCGGCCTGCACAATGCACATGCTGGTCAAGGGCTGGTGA
- a CDS encoding SDR family NAD(P)-dependent oxidoreductase, with protein sequence MKDRIAVIVGATDDVGRAISTRFARNGARTVLIDIDRQPLAETLRMVEDVGGRGEIIALDPTDAQAVKTAVASLANRYEAIDILVNNIDRRDASSVAACTIENWERSLKDNVVPLVSFCLNIIPVMKKRNYGRIINVGSLDYLGFANQSPYSTSKSAIFGLTRSFALELAKDGITVNQILKGDLKTADNPLSAEAEEQSASRLPVQRLGKPEDIAYAAAYFASGLSSYVTGQNLIVCGGKSIYSSMSA encoded by the coding sequence ATGAAGGATAGGATAGCAGTTATAGTTGGAGCAACTGACGACGTGGGGCGGGCGATCAGCACCCGGTTTGCCCGTAATGGGGCGCGCACGGTGCTGATCGACATCGACCGCCAACCATTGGCAGAGACTTTGCGCATGGTGGAGGATGTGGGAGGCAGGGGTGAAATCATTGCCCTTGACCCCACCGATGCACAGGCCGTCAAGACGGCAGTGGCCAGTCTGGCCAATAGATACGAGGCCATCGATATACTGGTCAACAATATCGACCGCAGAGATGCCTCATCGGTGGCCGCATGCACCATTGAGAACTGGGAGCGATCACTGAAGGACAATGTGGTGCCACTGGTTTCATTTTGTCTCAACATAATTCCGGTCATGAAAAAGAGAAACTACGGCCGTATCATCAACGTGGGCAGCCTTGATTACCTGGGCTTTGCCAACCAGTCCCCCTACAGCACATCCAAATCGGCCATCTTCGGGCTGACCCGCTCCTTCGCCTTGGAACTGGCCAAGGACGGCATTACCGTCAACCAGATCCTGAAGGGTGATCTGAAAACAGCAGATAATCCGCTCTCTGCAGAGGCAGAGGAACAAAGCGCGAGCCGGTTGCCGGTGCAACGTCTGGGAAAACCGGAGGACATTGCCTATGCCGCGGCATACTTCGCTTCCGGCCTGAGCAGCTATGTTACCGGACAGAACCTCATTGTCTGCGGCGGGAAGAGCATCTATTCGTCAATGTCCGCTTAG